One Phosphitispora fastidiosa DNA window includes the following coding sequences:
- a CDS encoding helix-turn-helix transcriptional regulator, with product MNHQDIKNQLLQNPEVKDEYEKLKVLYDIKREIIKLRIEQGLSQKELAAKVGTRQSAISRLESGEYNPSIEFLNKVAHALGKELEVKFN from the coding sequence TTGAACCATCAAGACATTAAAAATCAACTTCTTCAAAATCCCGAGGTTAAAGACGAATATGAAAAACTTAAAGTCTTATATGATATTAAAAGAGAAATCATAAAATTACGTATCGAACAGGGGCTAAGCCAAAAAGAGCTAGCAGCAAAAGTGGGAACTCGACAATCTGCTATATCAAGATTAGAAAGCGGTGAATATAATCCAAGCATTGAATTCTTGAACAAAGTAGCTCATGCCCTGGGAAAAGAATTAGAAGTAAAGTTCAACTAA